The Hymenobacter sp. 5317J-9 genome has a window encoding:
- a CDS encoding heme exporter protein CcmB, with protein sequence MLREITTLLAKDFRLEWRQRAALGGLLLYVGSTVFVCFLSFSLRGGTPPPPAWNALLWVILLFAAINAVAKGFMQESAGQRLYYYTLVRPQAVILAKMLYNALLLTAVALLGLFLYTVFLGNPIQSPGLFVANLLLGAVGFATTLTLVSGIAAKAGGNGATLMAVLGFPIMVPMLLLLIKVSKNALDGLDWSVSQSSVLTLVALNMIVGATSYLLFPFLWRG encoded by the coding sequence ATGGCGGCAGCGCGCGGCGCTGGGCGGGCTGCTGCTCTACGTGGGCAGCACGGTGTTTGTGTGCTTCCTGAGCTTCAGCCTGCGCGGCGGCACGCCCCCGCCACCGGCCTGGAACGCGCTGCTGTGGGTCATTCTGCTGTTTGCGGCCATCAATGCGGTGGCCAAGGGCTTTATGCAGGAAAGCGCCGGGCAGCGGCTCTACTACTACACGCTGGTGCGGCCCCAGGCCGTCATTCTGGCCAAGATGCTCTACAACGCCCTGCTGCTGACGGCGGTGGCGCTGCTGGGACTGTTTTTGTACACGGTTTTTCTCGGCAATCCCATTCAGAGCCCCGGCCTGTTTGTGGCCAACCTGCTGCTGGGCGCCGTGGGCTTTGCCACCACGCTCACGCTGGTGTCGGGCATTGCGGCCAAGGCCGGCGGCAACGGCGCCACGCTCATGGCCGTGCTCGGTTTCCCCATCATGGTGCCCATGCTGCTGCTGCTCATCAAAGTGAGCAAAAACGCCTTGGACGGGTTAGACTGGAGCGTGAGCCAAAGCTCGGTGCTGACGCTGGTGGCATTGAATATGATAGTGGGCGCGACGTCCTACCTGCTGTTTCCTTTTTTGTGGCGCGGCTAA